From a single Populus trichocarpa isolate Nisqually-1 chromosome 17, P.trichocarpa_v4.1, whole genome shotgun sequence genomic region:
- the LOC7496606 gene encoding classical arabinogalactan protein 1 — protein MAGNKSIVFLMLITFLASSTIAQPPASSPATSPSKSPPKASSPAPSTVKPPASAPSPLTTPPPSADAPSPVTTTSPPSPPPETAPSSSPTGVPTSTISDTPAAAPGPNSGAVLNRFAFGGSVAVGVFAAVLVL, from the coding sequence ATGGCTGGAAACAAGAGCATTGTTTTCTTGATGCTAATCACATTCCTAGCGAGCTCCACAATTGCACAACCTCCAGCATCCTCCCCTGCAACCTCACCCTCCAAATCACCACCAAAAGCCTCTTCCCCAGCACCAAGCACCGTGAAGCCACCGGCATCTGCACCTTCTCCTTTGACAACTCCACCACCCAGTGCAGATGCACCATCCCCCGTCACCACCACctctcctccttctcctcctccagaGACCGCTCCTTCATCTTCCCCAACTGGTGTCCCAACTTCTACTATCTCTGACACTCCAGCTGCAGCTCCCGGCCCCAACAGCGGTGCCGTTTTGAACAGATTTGCTTTCGGTGGATCTGTCGCTGTCGGTGTTTTCGCTGCCGTTTTGGTGCTTTAA
- the LOC18107058 gene encoding bifunctional riboflavin biosynthesis protein RIBA 1, chloroplastic isoform X2: MASFNVSSCPSTTTRAARSGSQNFRLFNGLHGVNSFSANGNALNLALIRLDGSKSSFGIKGVSKTRATLISGDELLSYSNDNGVVAKSALLDNGSVGVDLQPEAVAFGALSADNAFITNDFSIGNDDRQLDCPSEGFSSIPDAIEDIRRGKIVVVVDDEDRENEGDLIMAAELATPEAMAFIVKHGTGIVCASMKGEDLDRLQLPLMVRQNENDEKLRTAFTVTVDAKHGTTTGVSANDRATTVLALASKDSKPDDFNRPGHIFPLRYREGGVLKRAGHTEASVDLAVLAGLDPVAVLCEVVDDDGSMARLPKLLQFAERENLKIISIADLIRYRRKTDKLVEYASAARIPTMWGPFTAHCYKSILDGIEHVAMVKGDIGDGEDILVRVHSECLTGDIFGSARCECGNQLALAMQQIEAAGRGVLVYLRGHEGRGIGLGHKLRAYNLQDDGRDTVEANEELGLPVDSREYGIGAQMLRDLGVRTMKLMTNNPAKYIGLKGYGLAVAGRVPLLTPITKDSKRQQW; the protein is encoded by the exons ATGGCTTCTTTCAATGTTTCTTCTTGCCCTTCAACAACCACAAGAGCAGCTCGCTCTGGTTCCca GAACTTCAGATTGTTCAATGGATTACATGGTGTGAATTCATTTTCTGCAAATGGGAATGCATTGAATTTGGCATTGATCCGGCTGGATGGAAGTAAATCATCTTTTGGTATTAAGGGTGTTAGCAAAACTCGAGCCACGCTGATATCTGGTGATGAGCTACTGTCCTATTCCAATGACAATGGTGTTGTTGCAAAGAGTGCTCTTCTTGATAATGGTTCTGTTGGGGTTGACTTACAGCCTGAGGCAGTAGCATTTGGAGCCCTATCAGCGGATAATGCTTTCATCACTAATGATTTTTCCATTGGTAATGATGACCGTCAATTGGATTGCCCCTCAGAAGGGTTTTCTTCCATCCCTGACGCTATTGAAGATATTCGCCGAGGAAAG ATTGTAGTGGTTGTAGATGATGAAGACAGAGAAAATGAAGGGGATCTCATTATGGCAGCAGAGTTGGCAACACCTGAAGCTATGGCGTTTATTGTAAAGCATGGCACTGGAATAGTTTGTGCGAGCATGAAAGGTGAAGATCTGGACAGGTTACAGCTTCCTTTGATGGTTAGgcaaaatgaaaatgatgaaaaacttCGTACAGCTTTCACTGTGACTGTG GATGCTAAACATGGTACAACAACTGGGGTTTCGGCTAATGATAGGGCAACAACAGTGTTAGCTCTTGCATCCAAAGATTCAAAGCCTGACGATTTCAACCGCCCAGGCCACATTTTTCCATTGAGGTATAGGGAGGGTGGTGTTCTGAAAAGAGCTGGACACACAGAAGCTTCTGTTGATCTTGCCGTTCTAGCTGGATTGGATCCTGTTGCAGTTCTGTGTGAGGTTGTAGACGATGATGGCTCCATGGCTAGATTACCGAAGCTTCTTCAATTTGCAGAGAGGGAGAACTTGAAAATTATATCTATAGCTGATTTAATCAG GTATAGAAGGAAGACAGATAAGTTGGTAGAATATGCTTCTGCTGCTCGGATACCTACAATGTGGGGACCGTTCACAGCTCATTGTTACAAGTCAATCTTGGATGGCATTGAGCATGTTGCAATGGTTAAG GGTGACATTGGAGATGGGGAGGATATTCTTGTGAGGGTACATTCAGAATGCCTCACAGGAGATATATTTGGATCTGCTAGATGTGAATGTGGGAATCAGCTGGCACTTGCAATGCAGCAGATTGAAGCTGCTGGCAGAGGTGTTTTGGTCTATCTCCGCGGGCACGAAGGGCGTGGCATTGGTTTGGGTCATAAACTCCGTGCATACAACCTACAAGATGATGGACGTGATACCGTGGAGGCAAATGAGGAGTTGGGGCTGCCTGTTGATTCACGAGAATATGGCATTGGCGCCCAG ATGTTACGAGATCTGGGTGTCCGAACAATGAAGTTGATGACAAACAACCCTGCAAAGTACATCGGGCTCAAGGGTTATGGATTGGCAGTTGCAGGAAGAGTTCCGCTATTAACTCCCATCACAAAGGACAGCAAGAGACAGCAATGGTAG
- the LOC18107058 gene encoding bifunctional riboflavin biosynthesis protein RIBA 1, chloroplastic isoform X1, with translation MASFNVSSCPSTTTRAARSGSQACRNFRLFNGLHGVNSFSANGNALNLALIRLDGSKSSFGIKGVSKTRATLISGDELLSYSNDNGVVAKSALLDNGSVGVDLQPEAVAFGALSADNAFITNDFSIGNDDRQLDCPSEGFSSIPDAIEDIRRGKIVVVVDDEDRENEGDLIMAAELATPEAMAFIVKHGTGIVCASMKGEDLDRLQLPLMVRQNENDEKLRTAFTVTVDAKHGTTTGVSANDRATTVLALASKDSKPDDFNRPGHIFPLRYREGGVLKRAGHTEASVDLAVLAGLDPVAVLCEVVDDDGSMARLPKLLQFAERENLKIISIADLIRYRRKTDKLVEYASAARIPTMWGPFTAHCYKSILDGIEHVAMVKGDIGDGEDILVRVHSECLTGDIFGSARCECGNQLALAMQQIEAAGRGVLVYLRGHEGRGIGLGHKLRAYNLQDDGRDTVEANEELGLPVDSREYGIGAQMLRDLGVRTMKLMTNNPAKYIGLKGYGLAVAGRVPLLTPITKDSKRQQW, from the exons ATGGCTTCTTTCAATGTTTCTTCTTGCCCTTCAACAACCACAAGAGCAGCTCGCTCTGGTTCCca GGCATGCAGGAACTTCAGATTGTTCAATGGATTACATGGTGTGAATTCATTTTCTGCAAATGGGAATGCATTGAATTTGGCATTGATCCGGCTGGATGGAAGTAAATCATCTTTTGGTATTAAGGGTGTTAGCAAAACTCGAGCCACGCTGATATCTGGTGATGAGCTACTGTCCTATTCCAATGACAATGGTGTTGTTGCAAAGAGTGCTCTTCTTGATAATGGTTCTGTTGGGGTTGACTTACAGCCTGAGGCAGTAGCATTTGGAGCCCTATCAGCGGATAATGCTTTCATCACTAATGATTTTTCCATTGGTAATGATGACCGTCAATTGGATTGCCCCTCAGAAGGGTTTTCTTCCATCCCTGACGCTATTGAAGATATTCGCCGAGGAAAG ATTGTAGTGGTTGTAGATGATGAAGACAGAGAAAATGAAGGGGATCTCATTATGGCAGCAGAGTTGGCAACACCTGAAGCTATGGCGTTTATTGTAAAGCATGGCACTGGAATAGTTTGTGCGAGCATGAAAGGTGAAGATCTGGACAGGTTACAGCTTCCTTTGATGGTTAGgcaaaatgaaaatgatgaaaaacttCGTACAGCTTTCACTGTGACTGTG GATGCTAAACATGGTACAACAACTGGGGTTTCGGCTAATGATAGGGCAACAACAGTGTTAGCTCTTGCATCCAAAGATTCAAAGCCTGACGATTTCAACCGCCCAGGCCACATTTTTCCATTGAGGTATAGGGAGGGTGGTGTTCTGAAAAGAGCTGGACACACAGAAGCTTCTGTTGATCTTGCCGTTCTAGCTGGATTGGATCCTGTTGCAGTTCTGTGTGAGGTTGTAGACGATGATGGCTCCATGGCTAGATTACCGAAGCTTCTTCAATTTGCAGAGAGGGAGAACTTGAAAATTATATCTATAGCTGATTTAATCAG GTATAGAAGGAAGACAGATAAGTTGGTAGAATATGCTTCTGCTGCTCGGATACCTACAATGTGGGGACCGTTCACAGCTCATTGTTACAAGTCAATCTTGGATGGCATTGAGCATGTTGCAATGGTTAAG GGTGACATTGGAGATGGGGAGGATATTCTTGTGAGGGTACATTCAGAATGCCTCACAGGAGATATATTTGGATCTGCTAGATGTGAATGTGGGAATCAGCTGGCACTTGCAATGCAGCAGATTGAAGCTGCTGGCAGAGGTGTTTTGGTCTATCTCCGCGGGCACGAAGGGCGTGGCATTGGTTTGGGTCATAAACTCCGTGCATACAACCTACAAGATGATGGACGTGATACCGTGGAGGCAAATGAGGAGTTGGGGCTGCCTGTTGATTCACGAGAATATGGCATTGGCGCCCAG ATGTTACGAGATCTGGGTGTCCGAACAATGAAGTTGATGACAAACAACCCTGCAAAGTACATCGGGCTCAAGGGTTATGGATTGGCAGTTGCAGGAAGAGTTCCGCTATTAACTCCCATCACAAAGGACAGCAAGAGACAGCAATGGTAG